Below is a window of Sceloporus undulatus isolate JIND9_A2432 ecotype Alabama chromosome 9, SceUnd_v1.1, whole genome shotgun sequence DNA.
tggtgccacaataaactacaattcccaggattccctagcactgagggcagttaaagcagtctcagactggattatttctgcagtgtgtattggacaTAGAGGCCTAGGAGGACCACAACATACTTTAAGTATTCTCCAACGTACCTGCTTTGGGATTTTCAAAACCTCTGAAGGGCATCAGTTTGGAGAAGACTGATATAAATGGCACTGGGTTTAATACATTCAGAGTCCAAACCATTGTAGGGCAGGTTCCTAGTCCTTTTGTACCCCCAAAAATGGTACCTAAGAGTTCGACAGAAGTTTGTCCTCTCAAACAGAAATTCTTGTGCCTTTTTTCCCTCTGCTACTATCATTTTCTGCTGAACCACTCAGTTAATATCCATATTTTTTCCTGAAACTGAATGGTACAtagttcaaagaaaagaaaagtactgTTGAGTGGAGTTGTTTGTTGGGGTTTCTTATACTCTGTCAGTTGACACATATTTTGTCataaagaaagagggggggggataaaaatagTTGACATATATCTGTGGCGGGTATCCCATCATTCCTGAAGAGAAAGGATGGGATCTAAGCAAATGATTTTGATTGTCGGgatgtttttcctcctcttctttcccaacCAGGTACTGCAGCATTACATATTTTCCCTTTGTTTGTGAGAAGCAATCAGTTCAATGAgatatttttatatcttttcttgtttttaagtgtatttctgatatatatatatgtatattttatatatatataaatatattttatcctAGAGcgctgtatgtgtgtatatatttatattgttgctattattattactactactgcaGTAGCAACCcatattctctggggttaggggtgcaggacccatgaaagtgggggaaaacaaattaaaaacattgctttaacctgagagaacacctctctgagaatctttaggtcctccagcataactctgtggtcaatgtccaccagaggttgaccatataATCACTttggaggacatacaaatgcctagagaagtattttcttaggaatctctaggtcctccagcatgactctatggtcaacgtctggcaaagttgtgctggaggagctagaaatttctagagagaatatattaatcaaatctgcaaaagtcaaagccacaaatgtgaaggtcCAACTACACTActgtttaaaagcagttaaacatGATAAAAATGCTGCTTGCCCCAGTTATAAGACTTTCCGCAATAGCCAGTGAATAGTCAAAGTCCTGGGTAAATaagaaagtctttgcctgccagcaggaAGAGATGGACTCCAAGCTTCCCACTAGGAGGAATTCCATAAACTGGAGGCAGGCATTGAGAAAACTCTCATCCTCATCAACTgtacctgtgaagatggtgggaccaagagaaaggccACTCTGAAGTTCTTTTAAAGGTCTGGCAAGGTCAGAGCAAGAGATACAGGAGCTTTTTGCTCAAAGAAAACGGATTTCAGCTGGATGGCAGCGCCCTTCTCTGTGCCTTACTTCATGACGTTGTTGCTCTTCatcagttctcttcctgcaggaGACAATTGTAAAAGTGAATCTTTTGTCCAACgtatttttccagctagaaaaaaagaCACTTGCTTTTATGTCTAtctgcaggaagagaactgaagcattaCGATGTCATTTGGTAAGGAATGCAGAAAAGCACTACTCTTTGGCTGAACTTTCACTTTCTATCCCCATGTGATACACTTCACAGTCttccagatagcctggacctaataGCAATtcagtaatagcaagtacatctctatacCACTTCTCACTGAACTAGCActacctaagtggtttacaatgtgtaagccaattgccccaacaagttgggtactcattttaccgagctacgaaaagatggaaggctgaatggaccttggagcccagcctgggatcgaactcacaaccttgtggctgccgTACTTTCTAGTTCATAACCAGTATTTCAGACTAGTCACCCGTGAAGCTGCTTCAACAGGGAAGTTACATGTTCCCtgcaaacagtttccaaaggcagcctcatgcaGAAAGTGATGGCATGAAATCAAGGCAAACGGACTTACTGCGTCCAGACTTGAAGGTTTCCTTGTGAAAATGCCTTAATGGGGATGCAGTGAGTGCTTCTCAAGTGTTTCTCTTATGGTTGATTTTCCACACAGAGCAAGTTTGCTGTTTTAGCTACTGCCACCATCATCCCAGCTCTGAAACAAAGCTTCTCTTCCTCCCGACAGTagcttccccctttcttttcatttccctgAGAGGCTGTTAAGTTGCTAGGAAGGAGTAAGTTGATCCAGGTTGGATAGTATTACTCAGATGGCTGTGTAAGCAATATCTTCTGGGATGGAAATATTTAGAAGGATTTGATTTTGCCCTGAATTGGGTGGGAAAGCAGGGGATGTGGATGAAAAAGAGACCACTCCTCTAAGGCAAAATTAACCCTTTTTAATATCCTAGAAATATCTTGTtccaacttatatgcagaacatattgtaagaaaagcaggcttggacacagaagaaggaggagtgaaaataggaggaaggaatattaacatgaagatgacaccataatGCTAGCAGATAatttcacagacctggaacaactactgagaaagatcaaggaagaaagtgcaaaggcaggcttactgttgaacataaagaaaacagtgACTACGGAGaaactacacaaattcaaccaagacaatgaagaaatagaaatagtaaaataattttcatacctgggattaAACATTGATAGTAACAGGAACTGCagctaggaaatcagaagaagattaagaatggggagggtcgggtggctgtgaaagaactagaaaagatcctgaaatgcaaagctattcaaactgagcacaaaagttagactccTCCAAGTCACTGTATTCCTTCTTAGCagtaaggatgtgagagctggacagttaagaaaaaggataggaagaaaatcaattcacttgagaagtgatgctggaaaagactactgaggatcccatagacagccaaaaggacaaaccaatgggtcctagagcagatcaagctcgacatctccctggaagccaagaggacaaaacttaggctgctgtattttggacacatcaggaGAAGAGAGGATTCATAAGAAAAaccataatgctgggaaaggtggagggaaggagaaagagaggaaggccacatactagattGATGGACTCGAttgtcatgggtatgaatttacagaaactaagcagagcaatggaggatagggagtcttggagatgtctcatccacagcgtcaccatgggtcaagatcgacttgaggacagttaaaacaaaatatcctAGAAGAACCAGTGTAGTTTAGTGGTTTATGGATTGCACTAGAACTCCTAGGATCCTAACTTAGCTTTGCCATGGAAACACCAACAACATCCTCCTACCTGGAGCAAGCCTTGTTAggcaggtcatagaatcatagagctggaaagtaCCCCAAGGACCACCTACTCCAAgccttgccatgcaagaaagtGCTGCtaaaacaaccctgtgaggtggcCATTTAACTTCTGCCAAGGCAGAAGAGTCTACCACCTTCAGAGGCAGGCTATTCCACGGCTGAACAGCTCCTACTGTAATGGATGTAGTATTATTCCTCCACCTTTGTACTAAGACGCCGGGAATTCTGATTTTAGGTCCACCGCTCAAAACATCTCTCTCCAACCATCCCTCACCCATAAAAGTGAGTTGTTGCTGTCCCCAGCCACTACACAAGGCCTCTTGTTATTTGTCTTGCAACAGGTTATTTGTCTCAGGAATGGCTGCTAGGTTGGTGGTGGGGAAACATGATCTGCACATGGGAAGAGCAAAAGGGgcaaggaaaagaaacagaagggGCTCTGCTTGGGGAGGGGGACTGTTCTGTCACCTGGcaggaacaagaagaacaaaGGGAGACCATGAATGTTTTTTTTCATGGGGATTCACCAGCCACAGGGGAAAAGAAACCTTACGTACAGTATTATGGGCACAGCCAGACTGATTTTGTTCCAGGCTTCTTCAATATTGTACGGGGTTAAAATAAACCGAAATGAGGAGTGcatataaaaagtctctgatcgTACTGGGAGCTGACAGAATATATTCCAGGATAAACAAAAGGCGTAtagatttccaaaataaaattcagaaagaatagaaacaaaatctgggatttactTAATCCATCTGGATGTACTATCTAGGTGTGcaaatctttgtaaattttgttCTCAAAAGCAAGACCATCTAACTTCATCCTTTTTCTCGTCACTGAAAGAGAGTTGTCGAAAgtgcatagttttcaaagactatttacAGTGCAGGACTTATTTTTGACCAAAAATATGCATGCAGGGGGTTTTTTGCGTAGAAAAGAGTACTTTAAACTCAGAAAACAAGTTTTGTctacataaaacagcattttctgcacagcaattTGGGGGGACCCCCATGGCAAAAGTCTCCTGCAAAATCTATGTGGCCAGATAGCATCGCAATTGACTAGAATGAGGAGGGTTTTagcagtgtagacaagccctaagaaGCCCAGCAAAAGGTGGTAGTATTAGAGCTTTGAGTCCTTTGTTCATGCTTCCTAGGATGAGAGTCAGAATCCATGTTCCAAAGGTGGAAAGCAGAAGGCACCATCCAAAACAGGTAGGCCTGAGCAGATGCAATGAGACAAAAGAAGATGCAGATATGGGAAGGACATAGAGCTGTTCCTCTATAAGTTTGCCTCCTTCTCAGCTACCCCCAACACAGGGGAGCATCTCAAGTTTCCATAACCTGACAACCCCTCCAAAGAAAGGTTTGTCATCCAAGGGTGACGGTGGTTAAAAAGATTCCTCtctcacttttctctctctctttcactgttCTTGTACAGTTGGCCAATGGCTCTCCGCAGCTGCAGTCTGCGTGGGCTGGGCCTGTAACTGATACCCCCAGACATCTACCCCAGGCGACTGTCTCTAGAGTcatgagacagacagagagaaagggagtCCTGACAGCAAAGAGAAGTGGAGGTGTGGGGCAAGGGGAAATAAAGTATGTTTTTGGAAGGGGGATATGGCTATCCCAGATAAAAAATTGGCGGGTGTCAGACTTGCCTCTTGCTCACCTCCTATGCTCCTGCCATAGTGGGACAGATTTGGTTTCCTCTGTCAAAAAGGCAGGATTTGCTCATGTCCTCTGCTCCAAAGAGAGCATTGTCTTTTGTACTCAGGACTCCTTGTAGGTGGCATATCAGGTTTACAGACCCTGCCTGAGTTGGGTTTTAAAAGCCGGAGGAGCTGGGAGTCACTGTCTCATCTTCTTGGAGCAGGTCACCTGTGTCCTATCCTCTccaccatggattttggtttcacCCAGGAGCAAGTGGCGTGCGTGTGTGAGGTATTGCAGCAAGGGGGCAACATCGAGCGTTTGGGCCGGTTCCTTTGGTCATTGCCAGCCTGTGACCACCTGCACAAGAACGAGAGTGTCCTGAAGGCCAAAGCCGTGGTGGCTTTCCACCGAGGAAACTTCCGGGAGCTTTACAAGATTTTGGAGAGCTACCAGTTCTCACCGCACAATCACCCCAAGCTACAGCAACTGTGGCTCAAGGCCCACTACATCGAAGCCGAGAAGTTGCGTGGAAGACCATTAGGGGCTGTGGGGAAATACAGGGTGCGACGTAAGTTTCCCCTGCCGCGGACCATCTGGGATGGAGAGGAGACAAGCTACTGCTTCAAGGTAAGGCTACCATacactccaactgtcctgatttggcagggaaagtcctgatttaatcctctgtcgtcccactttttcaagtgcttttaaaacatcccaatttctctctccttcttcccctttgcTCTTTATCTGCAGCATACTTCCATTGCTACAAGCTGGATTCAAagggcaaaaatagtttgtactccaTTAACTCTGCAAAAGGCAAAGGAGAGAAGGGGCTGtaacctttcccttccctttcttgaattgacattctcatccTTATACGGTATGTCTGATCCtgatttccactccaccaaatgcatctcaggaagcagacttaagtctatgaaagtcatgctgttagtctcaaaagtactacaagacctttctacatactgattctacagattctacaggctaacacggctatatcCTTGGATTGGATTAGCAGATTAGTATTCCAATTTAGTTTACTTGTTTGGGATTGTTACAATGCCTGCTTACATCTATTGTAACTTTGGTAGTCAACTCAAACAGTACCACTTAaataatcttctcttttccaccaccaataaaaatggataaaaaaggggaaggggaagtcAGTGTTATCGGAAAGAAAATGTATGAAAATGCTTATACAGGTACAATTCagagtctgcatctacactgtagaacgtACAGTGATCCAATATAAGGAGAGGTGGAATACAAATATTATTAAtacagtgtgacaccactttaactgtcatggtactatcctacaaaatcccaggatttgtagttattatgaggcaccagaactctttggcagagaaggttaaacaccttgtaaaattctaggattctatcagATGGAGGTACAGCATTTAAAAGTGgtttcagactgcattatttctacagtgtagatgtaccctcattgagaaaaaaaaatatgaggTTTTGTTCTCACTGTTTCTATTTTCCTCAACAGCTTTATGTTTTGTCTTTGACTGCAGTTACTTTATTGACTCCTGCTTTTCTGTTGCAGGAAAAATCCCGGAGTGTGTTACGGGAATGGTACATCCACAATCC
It encodes the following:
- the LOC121915168 gene encoding homeobox protein SIX1-like; the encoded protein is MDFGFTQEQVACVCEVLQQGGNIERLGRFLWSLPACDHLHKNESVLKAKAVVAFHRGNFRELYKILESYQFSPHNHPKLQQLWLKAHYIEAEKLRGRPLGAVGKYRVRRKFPLPRTIWDGEETSYCFKEKSRSVLREWYIHNPYPSPREKRELADATGLTSTQVSNWFKNRRQRDRAAETKERENSEGGSLKEGRDLPRERHVILSSDDESSPIDSPAAHGSSPSLIYPGLPLSDPMGNSAHGAQMMDFLQHQPLQNSLLGPLTSTLVDLGS